In Polyangiaceae bacterium, a genomic segment contains:
- a CDS encoding sigma-54-dependent Fis family transcriptional regulator: protein MRDIAALTVLCHPDLEMVGARAVATGLFADRPVAVSRVAPDFVRLDGSRGPLRDAYLSRDPTVLFLDRAGLRVDCRQVKASVRVDGEVVTEATWVDLERLERGVTLELADRVLLLLHRARAERVQPVAGIVGQSDAIVDLWDEIRRAGSHAAPVLIRGESGSGKELVAQAIHASSGRAGKPFLCANMAAISPTTAVAELFGHRRGAFTGAAEARPGWFGNADGGTLFLDEIGETPQEIQPMLLRVLETGEIQPVGSPAPARVNVRVLAATDAALEEESRQGKFRFPLLQRLAAHTVTVAPLRQRRADIGLLLVRFLSEEMGGALPTELDPKNPWLPSSLVARALEYEWPGNVRELRNFARELVVSRHSGAPLRVGKTFQLLLPSAAQRPVHTPPPSGNQPQSITEERLLTTLRQNRFRIGATARALGIAKNTLYQLMEQSSSIRRARDLTEDEIRAVRAATAGDTSAMAAVLEVSERGLKLRMRELNID, encoded by the coding sequence GTGCGAGACATCGCGGCGCTGACTGTCCTCTGCCATCCGGATCTGGAGATGGTGGGGGCTCGGGCAGTGGCGACGGGTCTGTTCGCCGACCGCCCCGTAGCCGTCTCGCGCGTGGCGCCCGACTTCGTGAGGCTGGACGGATCTCGCGGTCCACTTCGGGACGCGTATTTGAGTCGGGACCCAACGGTGCTGTTTTTGGACCGAGCCGGGCTGCGAGTGGATTGTCGCCAGGTGAAGGCGTCCGTGCGAGTAGACGGCGAAGTCGTGACGGAGGCCACTTGGGTCGACCTCGAGCGCCTGGAACGCGGCGTCACCCTCGAGCTGGCCGATCGCGTGCTGCTGCTGCTGCATCGGGCGCGCGCGGAACGAGTGCAACCCGTCGCCGGGATCGTCGGCCAATCGGACGCGATAGTCGACCTGTGGGACGAGATCCGACGTGCTGGGTCTCACGCCGCTCCAGTGCTCATTCGCGGCGAGTCAGGGTCGGGCAAGGAGCTGGTAGCGCAGGCCATCCACGCGAGCAGTGGGCGCGCGGGAAAGCCATTCCTATGCGCGAACATGGCGGCCATTTCTCCAACCACTGCAGTAGCAGAGCTCTTCGGCCATCGGCGGGGCGCCTTCACTGGCGCCGCTGAAGCGCGACCCGGCTGGTTTGGCAACGCCGATGGCGGCACGTTGTTCCTCGACGAGATCGGAGAAACGCCGCAGGAGATCCAGCCCATGCTATTGCGTGTGTTGGAGACTGGAGAGATCCAGCCGGTGGGCAGCCCCGCCCCGGCCAGGGTGAACGTACGCGTCCTTGCCGCCACGGACGCGGCCCTCGAGGAGGAGTCGCGTCAGGGCAAGTTTCGCTTTCCCCTGCTGCAGCGCCTTGCGGCACACACCGTCACCGTCGCCCCACTGCGCCAGCGCAGAGCGGACATCGGCCTGCTCCTCGTTCGCTTCTTGAGCGAAGAGATGGGGGGCGCACTACCAACGGAGCTCGACCCGAAGAACCCTTGGTTGCCGTCTTCACTGGTTGCGCGTGCGCTGGAGTACGAGTGGCCCGGCAACGTGCGTGAGCTCAGGAATTTCGCCCGCGAGCTGGTGGTCAGCCGCCACAGCGGCGCACCTTTGCGTGTAGGCAAGACCTTTCAACTGCTGTTGCCGTCGGCGGCGCAGCGTCCCGTACACACGCCACCGCCCTCGGGCAACCAGCCCCAGAGCATCACCGAAGAACGGCTGCTCACCACGCTGCGACAGAATCGCTTTCGCATCGGCGCCACCGCGCGCGCGCTGGGCATCGCCAAGAACACGCTGTACCAGCTCATGGAGCAGAGCTCCTCCATCCGGCGTGCACGGGATCTCACGGAGGACGAGATCCGTGCGGTGCGCGCCGCTACCGCCGGGGACACGTCGGCCATGGCCGCAGTCTTGGAAGTATCCGAGCGCGGTCTCAAGCTCCGGATGCGTGAGCTGAACATCGACTGA
- a CDS encoding glycosyl hydrolase has translation MSKRSLLRLLFAAVLALTSSVTVACSDDAEPAGSHGFGGGGGTGGSGGSSSVLCTTTFRFQPGAGLAPKSVALAGEWNEFDATALMQGPDSSGAFTATVDLAPGMWGYKLVLDGDNWMLDPDEGYRKYVGSEENSAVRVLDCSVPRLSVTDKSSAQGTYSATIAFEAANSGAALASASAKLRFADSEKDVDVSVDGNTLSLSLSGLADGKYTAYVTAKDAAGAESEPLRLVFWMEPEAFDWQDALIYMIMTDRFKDGDPSNDPPPTSGVQDPRGDFQGGDLEGIREKIADGTLDKLGVRALWLTPFQTNPTDPYLASDNYHLVTGYHGYWPIKAREVDPRLGGEAALHALVKEAHAHGIRILMDYVVNHVHQDHEYFKQHPDWFRTGCVCGTAGCDWTAQRLECLFTPYLPDVNWTNSAAAEQFVEDAVWWLDTFDLDGIRVDAVKHVEDAAVANLSTRIREEMEPGGTHYFLMGETAMGWSDCGVDCNKDQYGTISRYIGPHGLDGQFDFVLYHAVPYRVFAYDQFGMLHADFWEQASIEQYPKGSVMTPYVGSHDTARFVTLSTYRGQPGYDQGIPGIQWDNVAGPPPDAEPYQRLGTALSWLLGLPGAPLLYYGDEYGEWGGADPGNRAMWRGDASLSANEQSLLDLTRRLGTARKDLVALRRGAYRSLYATETVLVYARQTDDGKVAVVAVSRDPGPTTSEVTIPASVPLSDGTVLTDRLGGASVTVSGGKMSIALGPRAAQVLAP, from the coding sequence ATGTCCAAACGAAGTCTTCTTCGCTTGCTCTTCGCGGCGGTGCTCGCCCTCACCTCTTCGGTCACGGTGGCGTGCTCGGACGACGCCGAGCCTGCCGGGTCCCATGGCTTTGGTGGCGGCGGCGGCACGGGTGGCAGCGGCGGCAGCTCTTCCGTGCTGTGCACGACGACGTTTCGCTTCCAGCCCGGCGCCGGGCTCGCCCCCAAGAGCGTGGCGCTGGCGGGAGAGTGGAACGAGTTCGACGCGACGGCGTTGATGCAGGGGCCGGACTCCAGCGGTGCGTTCACCGCCACGGTGGATCTCGCGCCCGGCATGTGGGGCTACAAGTTGGTGCTGGACGGCGACAACTGGATGCTCGATCCCGACGAGGGCTATCGGAAGTACGTCGGTAGCGAAGAAAACTCCGCGGTGCGTGTGCTCGATTGCAGCGTTCCGCGCCTGAGCGTCACGGACAAGTCCTCGGCGCAAGGAACGTACTCCGCGACGATCGCGTTCGAGGCGGCAAACTCCGGCGCGGCGCTTGCCAGCGCGAGCGCGAAGCTTCGTTTCGCGGACAGCGAGAAGGACGTGGACGTGAGCGTGGACGGCAACACCCTGTCGCTGTCGCTCTCCGGCTTGGCCGACGGCAAGTACACGGCCTACGTAACGGCCAAGGATGCGGCGGGCGCCGAATCCGAGCCGCTCCGGTTGGTGTTCTGGATGGAGCCGGAGGCCTTCGACTGGCAGGACGCGCTGATCTACATGATCATGACGGACCGCTTCAAAGACGGGGACCCGTCCAACGATCCTCCGCCCACGAGCGGCGTGCAGGACCCCCGAGGAGACTTCCAGGGCGGGGACCTGGAGGGCATTCGCGAGAAGATCGCCGACGGTACCCTGGACAAGCTGGGCGTGCGCGCGCTGTGGCTGACGCCGTTTCAAACCAACCCCACGGATCCGTATCTGGCGTCGGACAACTACCACCTGGTGACCGGCTATCACGGCTATTGGCCCATCAAGGCCCGAGAGGTGGATCCGCGTCTGGGCGGTGAAGCCGCGCTCCACGCCTTGGTGAAGGAAGCGCACGCTCACGGCATTCGCATCTTGATGGACTACGTGGTGAACCACGTGCATCAAGACCACGAGTATTTCAAGCAGCACCCGGATTGGTTCCGCACCGGTTGCGTGTGCGGAACCGCGGGCTGCGACTGGACGGCGCAGCGGCTGGAGTGTCTGTTCACGCCTTACCTGCCGGACGTGAACTGGACCAACTCGGCCGCCGCCGAGCAGTTCGTGGAAGACGCGGTGTGGTGGCTCGACACCTTCGACCTCGACGGCATTCGGGTGGACGCGGTGAAGCACGTGGAAGACGCCGCCGTCGCCAACCTCTCCACGCGCATCCGCGAGGAAATGGAGCCGGGAGGCACCCACTACTTCTTGATGGGCGAGACCGCGATGGGCTGGAGCGATTGCGGCGTGGACTGCAACAAGGACCAGTACGGCACCATCAGCCGTTACATCGGGCCTCACGGTCTGGATGGTCAGTTCGATTTCGTGCTCTATCACGCGGTGCCGTACCGCGTTTTCGCCTACGACCAGTTCGGCATGCTGCACGCGGACTTCTGGGAGCAGGCGAGTATCGAGCAGTACCCGAAGGGCAGCGTGATGACGCCCTACGTGGGCAGCCACGACACCGCGCGCTTCGTCACGCTCTCGACCTATCGCGGCCAACCGGGCTACGACCAGGGCATCCCCGGCATTCAGTGGGACAACGTGGCGGGGCCGCCTCCGGATGCGGAACCGTACCAGCGTCTCGGCACGGCGCTGTCTTGGCTCTTGGGCCTGCCCGGCGCGCCGCTGCTCTACTACGGCGACGAGTACGGGGAGTGGGGCGGCGCGGATCCCGGCAACCGCGCCATGTGGCGCGGCGACGCGAGCTTGAGCGCGAACGAGCAGTCGCTATTGGATCTCACGCGTAGGCTCGGGACGGCGCGCAAGGACTTGGTGGCGCTGCGGCGCGGGGCGTATCGCTCCCTGTATGCCACGGAGACGGTGCTCGTGTACGCGCGACAGACGGACGATGGGAAGGTCGCGGTGGTGGCGGTGTCGCGAGATCCCGGACCCACCACCAGCGAAGTGACGATCCCCGCGAGCGTGCCGCTGAGTGATGGGACCGTGCTCACGGATCGCCTGGGGGGCGCCTCGGTCACGGTGAGCGGCGGGAAGATGAGCATCGCGCTCGGTCCCCGCGCTGCCCAAGTGCTGGCGCCCTGA
- a CDS encoding YceI family protein: MGKTYLIALGVALLTVGCDDKPSKPLAPTASALAPADKPAGATTLKVESKGSKVEFLMNAPIEKINGVVEDGAEGEINVDPKDVSKTTALIKVDLDKLTLYQQKREDEKGEFSERAKNDQQNAHARNWLEISEDAPKDKREENRWAEFKIERVVEPTAKDLTTMKGAERKVTGWATGEFRLHGRKQEKRVKIEASFEFDGDKLTGVKVKTLEPMNVGLEEFDVKPREAFGKLAQKTLGALGNKVAQEAPIELTLSAKAK, translated from the coding sequence GTGGGCAAGACGTATCTGATCGCATTGGGCGTGGCACTTCTGACCGTTGGCTGCGACGACAAGCCGAGCAAGCCCCTGGCGCCGACGGCTTCTGCACTCGCCCCCGCGGACAAGCCGGCGGGCGCGACCACGCTGAAGGTGGAGAGCAAAGGCTCCAAGGTGGAGTTCTTGATGAACGCGCCAATCGAGAAGATCAATGGCGTGGTGGAAGACGGCGCAGAAGGGGAGATCAACGTCGACCCCAAAGACGTCTCCAAGACCACCGCCCTCATCAAGGTGGACCTCGACAAGCTCACGCTCTACCAGCAGAAGCGCGAGGACGAGAAGGGGGAGTTCAGCGAGCGCGCGAAGAACGATCAGCAGAACGCTCACGCACGGAACTGGCTCGAAATCTCGGAAGATGCGCCCAAGGACAAGCGCGAGGAGAACCGCTGGGCGGAGTTCAAGATCGAGCGGGTGGTGGAGCCCACCGCCAAGGACCTGACCACGATGAAGGGCGCCGAGCGCAAGGTCACCGGCTGGGCCACCGGCGAGTTTCGACTGCACGGTCGCAAGCAGGAGAAGCGCGTCAAGATCGAGGCGAGCTTCGAGTTCGACGGGGACAAGCTCACCGGCGTGAAGGTAAAGACCCTGGAGCCCATGAACGTCGGGTTGGAGGAGTTCGACGTGAAGCCGCGCGAAGCTTTCGGCAAGTTGGCGCAGAAGACGCTGGGGGCCCTCGGCAACAAGGTTGCCCAAGAGGCGCCCATCGAGCTCACGCTGTCTGCCAAGGCCAAGTGA
- a CDS encoding response regulator — translation MSGLVAGDIAVVAIALLLAVFELWLGRTTHSRERLWVGVVCLATAAFAYMVAAQSWSTPEEAVRLQQLQFVAVGIISLAVLEFGAIRRGRTNPWPRRLAHAVMAIFFVPLVATHWVVSTEVEWLTLSTIEHPVPAALIAEPLGTIFMLFCLSLATFGAWDTMRSERRSWLLGLGLGVWVAASLRDLLMMVHVIDVHSFSLEYGFLAFALALVGQHAAEYTTLLSESERARQVLERQFTQSETLSHLVVLRVDEGIVLVDGDGAIRLWNPAMERITGRPADHTLGLRYAELLPPGSRNHSLKKMIDRVLERQIPESVDLSLKNGHQVGITIVPADSRDRSFIAVMRDITKERELTEHMMEMDRMITAGSMAAGVGHEINNPLSYVLSNLEFVQGRLQELESDDELALAVSEAAEGGRRIRDVVSQLRAMVRPNDGQESVGAVPIRRVLTWVAKMTQSEVRSRAMLLQEADDVAVRGVESQLGQVFLNLVLNAAHAIKPGAAAENSIRISARKVGDQVRVEVVDTGCGIPDREIPKIFEPFYTNKAPEQGTGLGLAISRRIVQQHGGRIEVQSKVGKGTRFVVLLPAAATEDVSQAVVSSVVPILSRLRILVVDDDRPVARSLARLLNREHEVVLCFSGKQALEEMAKDPRFDVVLTDIMMGEMDGLALFEHIKARHPALADHVVFMTGGLLTVEGQRLELSCPDRVVHKPLDGRRLAKLLARYRAARAKSDRPRLVAAGQRGAGRSVSVPGRS, via the coding sequence GTGAGCGGCCTCGTCGCCGGTGACATCGCCGTCGTCGCGATTGCCCTGCTGCTCGCGGTCTTCGAGCTGTGGCTGGGTCGCACGACGCACTCCCGGGAGCGCCTGTGGGTGGGCGTGGTGTGCTTGGCGACCGCCGCATTTGCCTACATGGTCGCCGCGCAGAGCTGGTCGACCCCCGAAGAAGCCGTGCGCCTCCAGCAGCTCCAGTTCGTCGCGGTTGGAATCATCAGCCTGGCGGTCTTGGAGTTCGGTGCCATCCGACGTGGGCGCACGAACCCATGGCCGCGGCGACTGGCCCACGCGGTGATGGCGATCTTCTTCGTTCCCTTGGTGGCAACCCATTGGGTGGTTTCCACCGAGGTGGAGTGGCTGACGCTGTCCACCATCGAGCATCCCGTCCCGGCGGCCTTGATCGCCGAGCCCCTGGGCACGATCTTCATGCTGTTCTGTCTTTCCCTCGCGACCTTCGGCGCGTGGGACACGATGCGCAGCGAGCGGCGTTCCTGGCTCTTGGGGCTCGGGCTCGGCGTATGGGTGGCGGCCAGCCTTCGTGACCTGCTGATGATGGTCCACGTCATAGACGTCCATTCCTTCTCCCTGGAGTATGGCTTTCTGGCGTTCGCCCTGGCCCTCGTGGGCCAGCACGCTGCCGAGTACACGACGCTTCTGTCCGAGAGCGAACGCGCCCGCCAAGTCCTCGAGCGGCAGTTCACCCAGAGCGAGACCCTGAGCCATCTGGTCGTCTTGCGGGTGGACGAAGGCATCGTTCTCGTGGATGGAGACGGCGCGATCCGGCTCTGGAATCCCGCGATGGAGCGCATCACCGGGCGACCGGCGGATCACACGTTGGGGCTCAGGTACGCGGAGCTATTGCCGCCTGGTTCTCGCAACCACTCCCTGAAGAAGATGATCGATCGGGTTCTGGAGCGGCAGATCCCCGAGTCCGTCGACCTCTCACTCAAGAACGGCCACCAGGTGGGGATCACCATCGTACCGGCAGATTCCAGAGACCGTAGCTTCATCGCCGTGATGCGAGACATCACCAAGGAGCGTGAGCTCACCGAGCACATGATGGAGATGGACCGCATGATCACCGCGGGCTCCATGGCGGCGGGGGTGGGCCACGAGATCAACAACCCGCTGTCTTACGTGCTCAGCAATCTGGAGTTCGTGCAGGGCCGGCTGCAGGAGCTGGAGAGCGACGACGAGCTCGCCCTGGCCGTCTCGGAAGCCGCGGAAGGCGGCCGACGGATCCGCGACGTGGTGAGCCAGCTGCGCGCCATGGTTCGCCCCAACGACGGCCAAGAATCGGTGGGCGCAGTCCCCATCCGCCGTGTCCTCACCTGGGTCGCCAAGATGACCCAGAGCGAGGTCCGCTCCCGCGCCATGCTGCTACAAGAGGCCGACGACGTGGCCGTCCGTGGCGTGGAGAGCCAGCTGGGACAGGTGTTCTTGAACCTGGTGCTCAACGCGGCCCACGCCATCAAGCCCGGCGCCGCGGCCGAGAACAGCATTCGCATCTCCGCGCGAAAGGTCGGAGATCAGGTGCGAGTGGAAGTGGTCGACACCGGATGTGGCATCCCGGACCGCGAGATCCCGAAGATCTTCGAGCCGTTCTACACCAACAAGGCACCCGAGCAGGGCACCGGCCTCGGCCTGGCGATCAGTCGCCGCATCGTGCAGCAGCACGGGGGGCGCATCGAGGTGCAGAGCAAGGTCGGCAAGGGAACGCGCTTCGTCGTGTTGCTCCCAGCTGCAGCCACTGAAGACGTCAGCCAGGCCGTGGTTTCGAGTGTCGTTCCGATATTGTCTCGGCTCAGGATTCTGGTGGTGGACGACGATCGTCCCGTGGCGCGCTCCCTCGCGCGCCTACTCAACCGAGAGCACGAGGTCGTGCTCTGCTTCAGCGGCAAGCAAGCGCTGGAAGAGATGGCGAAGGACCCGCGCTTCGACGTCGTGCTCACGGACATCATGATGGGCGAGATGGACGGCTTGGCGCTGTTCGAGCACATCAAGGCGCGACACCCGGCCCTCGCGGATCACGTCGTGTTCATGACCGGCGGATTGCTCACGGTAGAAGGCCAGCGGCTCGAGCTCTCGTGTCCGGATCGTGTCGTCCACAAGCCCCTGGACGGACGGCGGCTGGCGAAGCTCTTGGCGCGCTATCGCGCGGCGCGCGCCAAGAGCGACAGACCGAGGCTGGTCGCTGCGGGTCAGCGCGGGGCGGGGCGCAGCGTGTCCGTGCCGGGTCGCTCGTAG